One Solanum lycopersicum chromosome 4, SLM_r2.1 DNA window includes the following coding sequences:
- the LOC101268393 gene encoding putative F-box protein At4g17780, with protein sequence MDDCVVHFPEDIQKDILLRCPVKSLLRFKCVSKSWCALIKNPKFVQQHLKNRSPPQLLAYTVGTSNDAGLGPRSITLISEENPQTFIGMTHLIGSVDGLFLMYRIIDTMISCALWNPATREVRSLQIPLPAPIIFDAPLLGFGLDPVTNDYKIVYSHCGYWRKYTATVYSCSRGSWRIFKPKEPVPFYTDVKHSFGTAYLNGSYYWLLRGGDQRNYTILSFEFGSEMFEEIEGPDRNIVSTFALGLMLIDDSIAMLNYTTYTMLAYDIWALIQPGVWNKIVTFELFTPIKTCYDNSLMTVVNDSQLVSYNVRTNSMRYLGFQHPGLSRHAILGGCGVSYYKESLVTFKQQEHEDLDH encoded by the coding sequence ATGGATGATTGTGTGGTTCATTTCCCTGAAGATATACAAAAGGATATTCTGTTAAGATGTCCAGTGAAGTCATTGTTGCGTTTCAAATGTGTAAGCAAGAGCTGGTGTGCTCTTATCAAAAATCCTAAATTCGTTCAACAACACTTGAAGAATCGTAGCCCCCCACAACTCCTCGCCTATACTGTTGGTACCTCAAATGATGCTGGTCTAGGTCCCCGCTCCATAACTTTGATTTCTGAAGAAAATCCACAAACATTCATAGGTATGACACACCTCATAGGTTCTGTGGAtggtttatttttaatgtatagaATAATTGATACTATGATTTCATGTGCATTGTGGAATCCTGCTACTAGAGAAGTGAGATCCCTCCAAATCCCACTCCCTGCACCCATAATATTTGATGCCCCTCTGTTGGGGTTCGGGTTGGACCCCGTGACTAATGACTATAAAATTGTTTACTCTCATTGTGGTTATTGGCGTAAATATACGGCAACAGTCTATTCCTGTTCTAggggttcatggagaatttttAAACCTAAAGAACCAGTCCCCTTCTACACAGACGTGAAACACTCATTTGGTACTGCTTATTTGAATGGAAGTTACTACTGGTTGCTAAGAGGGGGCGACCAACGTAATTACACCATTCTTTCGTTCGAATTTGGAAGTGAGATGTTTGAAGAAATCGAAGGGCCAGATAGAAACATTGTATCTACTTTTGCGTTGGGTTTGATGTTAATTGATGATTCCATTGCCATGTTGAACTATACCACATATACTATGCTTGCTTATGATATTTGGGCTTTGATCCAACCAGGGGTCTGGAACAAAATTGTGACCTTTGAACTCTTCACACCAATTAAGACTTGTTATGATAACTCTCTCATGACAGTCGTTAATGATTCTCAACTGGTCTCTTATAATGTTCGGACTAACAGTATGAGGTATCTTGGATTTCAACATCCGGGTTTGAGCAGACATGCAATATTGGGTGGTTGTGGGGTTTCTTATTATAAGGAGAGCTTAGTAACATTCAAACAACAAGAGCATGAAGATTTGGACCATTAA
- the LOC101268682 gene encoding peroxidase 10-like: MSSRSLFPCFTVLFCVMSFLAPFSNGQLDYSYYERTCPSLHKIVRWNDWEALRSDSRIAASLLRLHFHDCFVNGCDGSVLLDDTFYFKGEKNAAPNRNSVRGYETIDIIKAHVERACPSTVSCVDILTLAAREVVVMAGGPFWPVLLGRRDGLSASEEAANEQLPSPFEPLDKIAAKFTDKGLDLKDLVVLSGAHTIGFAQCFTFKERLFNYQDSGKPDPNLDSSMLSNLQCTCPDTDESNTTLAPLDIQSVTRFDNAYYRNLMNNSGLLESDQVLMSNSQTADMVKSYSLYPHLFYEDFAASMVKLGNLGVLTGRTGQIREVCGSVSNRMFLSSMF, translated from the exons ATGTCGAGTCGTAGTTTGTTCCCCTGCTTTACTGTTCTGTTCTGTGTGATGAGTTTTCTGGCACCCTTTAGTAACGGTCAGCTTGATTACAGTTACTATGAGAGAACATGTCCGAGCTTGCATAAGATTGTTCGTTGGAATGATTGGGAAGCTCTCCGTAGTGACTCAAGAATAGCTGCATCCCTTCTTCGTTTGCATTTCCACGATTGTTTTGTAAAT GGTTGTGATGGATCTGTGCTGCTTGATGACACGTTCTATTTCAAGGGTGAGAAGAATGCTGCACCAAACCGCAATTCAGTCAGAGGATATGAGACAATTGATATCATAAAAGCACACGTTGAAAGAGCTTGCCCGTCAACTGTATCTTGTGTCGATATTTTAACTCTTGCAGCTAGAGAAGTGGTTGTCATG GCAGGAGGACCGTTTTGGCCTGTTTTACTTGGTCGACGAGATGGACTATCTGCTAGTGAGGAAGCAGCAAATGAACAATTACCTTCGCCATTTGAGCCTCTGGATAAAATCGCGGCCAAGTTTACTGATAAAGGTCTTGATCTAAAAGATTTAGTAGTTCTTTCAG GAGCACATACAATTGGCTTTGCTCAATGTTTCACATTCAAGGAGAGACTTTTCAACTATCAAGACTCAGGAAAGCCAGATCCAAATCTCGATTCTTCAATGTTATCGAACTTACAATGCACTTGTCCTGACACAGATGAATCTAACACCACACTTGCTCCTTTAGACATACAATCTGTTACGAGATTTGACAATGCCTATTACAGAAACCTTATGAACAACTCAGGACTACTTGAATCAGATCAAGTTTTAATGTCGAATTCTCAGACAGCTGATATGGTCAAATCCTACAGCTTGTACCCTCATCTTTTCTACGAAGATTTTGCTGCATCGAtggtaaaattaggaaatttagGGGTCCTCACGGGACGAACTGGACAAATTAGGGAAGTATGTGGCTCTGTGAGTAACAGAATGTTTCTGTCAAGTATGTTTTAA